One window from the genome of Sulfodiicoccus acidiphilus encodes:
- a CDS encoding (2Fe-2S)-binding protein gives MKVKLRINGEEREADVEPRLLLVHFIRDVLKLKGTHVGCETGHCGACTVLMDGKPIKSCQVFAVQADGTEIITVEGLERDGKLSVEQQAFVDNFAIQCGYCTPGMLVMTRYLLGKYEKLSREEIREKIHGNYCMCTGYVQIINAIEDAFRRAKGSEGKETGS, from the coding sequence ATGAAGGTCAAGTTGAGGATCAATGGGGAGGAAAGGGAGGCCGATGTGGAGCCTAGGCTGCTACTCGTTCACTTTATAAGAGACGTCCTAAAGCTCAAAGGAACACACGTCGGTTGCGAGACGGGACACTGCGGGGCCTGCACCGTATTAATGGACGGAAAACCCATAAAGTCGTGCCAGGTTTTCGCTGTTCAGGCCGATGGGACGGAGATAATAACCGTGGAGGGGTTAGAGAGGGACGGGAAGTTGAGTGTGGAGCAGCAGGCCTTCGTTGACAACTTCGCTATCCAGTGCGGCTACTGCACTCCAGGGATGTTGGTGATGACTCGTTACCTGCTCGGTAAATACGAGAAGTTGTCCAGAGAAGAGATCAGGGAAAAGATCCACGGGAACTACTGCATGTGCACTGGATACGTTCAAATTATAAACGCTATAGAGGACGCCTTCAGGAGGGCCAAGGGAAGTGAAGGGAAGGAAACAGGGTCATAG
- a CDS encoding MFS transporter: MSRNTAALTLTSVSHFINDGNTIVLPVLYTFLVKELGFSNFMVGVTAGVFSAVSAVAAPGVAAMSSRDVSRFMGLGILCWGVGLIALGYSVSSHVTSLVLASVAIAGFSSAFYHPLGAAILSLTFEGRAGTAMGVNGSMGSVGRALYPTITLLLFSLTKAMPTVLYLLGAVSIASSIPSLTSTLGAMVGQGSNSIKERTPMGVVSLLTAISLLRSSFQQGVTQFLPTLLVTYFGFKYDVGLGGVLSATLAAAIVGQPLFGLMSDRFGRRLLFALAGAGSLASFFAFVAYPSLIWLVLFGVFTYSGFPITLSLVGDLVPRNSTGLSNSLVWGVGVSGGGALGPVLVGLMSSSLGLLNSTMVLAVLGAAASLLVLKVPKPPKRSKVPLFG; this comes from the coding sequence TTGAGTCGCAACACTGCAGCACTCACACTTACGTCGGTTTCACACTTCATAAACGACGGTAATACCATAGTGCTCCCTGTCCTCTACACCTTCCTCGTGAAGGAACTAGGTTTCAGCAACTTCATGGTGGGGGTGACGGCAGGGGTTTTCTCCGCCGTATCTGCGGTAGCAGCACCTGGAGTGGCTGCCATGTCCTCCAGGGACGTAAGTAGGTTCATGGGCCTAGGCATACTGTGTTGGGGAGTGGGGCTGATCGCGTTAGGTTACTCTGTGAGCTCACACGTAACGTCGTTAGTCTTGGCGTCGGTCGCAATAGCGGGGTTCTCGTCGGCCTTCTACCACCCGCTGGGTGCGGCGATCCTCTCGTTGACTTTCGAGGGGAGGGCTGGGACCGCCATGGGAGTAAACGGATCCATGGGTAGTGTAGGGAGGGCCCTCTACCCTACAATTACGCTTCTCCTCTTCTCCCTGACCAAGGCCATGCCCACTGTCCTGTACCTGTTGGGAGCGGTCTCGATAGCGTCATCAATACCCTCGTTGACGTCTACCCTCGGAGCTATGGTCGGACAGGGATCCAACTCCATTAAGGAAAGGACCCCGATGGGCGTCGTCTCCCTCCTCACCGCGATCTCCCTCCTCAGGAGCTCCTTTCAGCAGGGGGTCACCCAGTTTCTTCCTACCTTGCTGGTCACTTACTTTGGCTTCAAGTACGACGTAGGACTAGGGGGTGTACTCTCGGCCACTCTCGCAGCCGCAATCGTAGGACAACCGCTCTTTGGACTCATGTCGGACAGGTTCGGAAGGAGGCTTCTCTTCGCCCTAGCTGGAGCGGGCTCCCTCGCGTCGTTCTTCGCCTTTGTTGCCTATCCGTCGTTAATATGGCTCGTCCTCTTCGGAGTCTTCACCTACAGCGGCTTTCCCATCACCCTATCCTTAGTCGGAGACCTAGTCCCGCGCAATTCAACAGGACTTTCCAACTCCCTCGTCTGGGGAGTGGGGGTGTCTGGGGGAGGAGCGTTGGGTCCGGTGTTAGTTGGGTTGATGTCTTCCTCTCTCGGCCTACTGAATTCAACTATGGTCTTGGCCGTGCTAGGTGCTGCGGCCTCACTTCTAGTCTTGAAGGTACCTAAACCCCCGAAAAGGAGCAAGGTCCCTCTTTTCGGGTAG
- a CDS encoding FAD binding domain-containing protein: protein MYPSNFEYYRPSNLNEALELLANGECRPIAGGQSLVPLMKLRIVAPKCLVDLGRIESLRTIAIEGDVLKVGAMVTHEEIVESQIIEEFSPVLALTAESIGDLQVRNRGTIGGSLAHADPSANYLPTLLALEAEVVVVSPLARRVVPMADFVKGPYTTDLRQGELLEAVMIPRYRGRGIVEKFAIRKADFAIGLVTMLYKVIEGKLDDLRLAVGALATGPVRLRKVEEKLRGGELNPKAAEDVLKEEVALLQPVDDIHGGAEYRRRVIFTLVKRMLEGLARGRDNEGQVEDQWGGKGGRCGA, encoded by the coding sequence ATGTATCCGTCTAACTTCGAGTATTATAGACCCTCAAATCTTAACGAAGCGTTGGAGTTACTGGCGAACGGCGAGTGCAGGCCAATAGCGGGAGGACAGAGCCTAGTGCCGTTGATGAAGCTTCGAATAGTGGCTCCTAAGTGCCTGGTAGACCTAGGGAGGATCGAATCCCTGAGGACGATAGCTATAGAAGGGGACGTCCTGAAGGTAGGCGCCATGGTTACACACGAGGAGATAGTGGAGTCCCAGATCATCGAAGAGTTCTCCCCCGTATTGGCTCTGACCGCCGAGAGTATAGGGGATCTCCAAGTGAGGAACAGGGGCACTATAGGAGGCAGCTTAGCTCACGCCGATCCGTCGGCCAATTACCTCCCAACTCTCCTGGCCTTGGAGGCAGAGGTCGTGGTGGTTAGCCCCTTGGCTAGGAGGGTGGTGCCCATGGCCGATTTCGTGAAAGGGCCGTATACGACAGACCTCAGGCAAGGTGAACTTCTGGAGGCCGTGATGATCCCACGGTACCGTGGAAGGGGAATAGTAGAGAAGTTTGCCATAAGGAAAGCAGACTTCGCCATAGGTCTCGTTACTATGTTATACAAGGTAATTGAAGGTAAGTTAGATGATCTAAGGCTCGCCGTAGGTGCCTTGGCAACGGGGCCGGTGAGACTCAGGAAGGTGGAGGAAAAGTTAAGAGGAGGGGAGTTGAACCCGAAGGCGGCGGAGGACGTGCTAAAGGAAGAGGTCGCGTTACTTCAACCTGTGGACGACATTCACGGTGGAGCGGAGTACAGGAGAAGGGTGATATTCACGTTAGTTAAGCGAATGCTAGAAGGGTTAGCTAGGGGGAGGGACAATGAAGGTCAAGTTGAGGATCAATGGGGAGGAAAGGGAGGCCGATGTGGAGCCTAG
- a CDS encoding acyl-CoA synthetase, with the protein MLDAYPSNAEDTAFILYTSGTTAFPKGVEHAHRWLVALGDPNTEFVMNLRRGHRVTTPSEMTWMWPWGYCLWFPLYRGATIVIYEGRFDPQRTFSHLEKYEVTHFVGNPTIYRRMLAVDKAEEKFKLRLEAAFSSGETLAPEVFREWKRRFGCEIYDCMGQTEMHVFCATRPGSVKLGSMGKPLPSIPVEVVREDGTPCDEGEVGYLAVRGDFKGLTKGYVNLPEEWASKFKEKWYLTGDYAYLDEDGFLWYVSRVDDLIKSRGYLISPKEVEDVLQEHPAVLESAVVGVKDPELREKVKAYVVLKEGYSPSEELAREIREFTVRKIAPFKAPKEIAFIDSLPKTVTGKVMRRVLKTQAETGVEQASTFSF; encoded by the coding sequence GTGCTTGATGCATACCCTAGCAATGCCGAGGACACAGCGTTCATCTTGTACACCTCTGGTACTACCGCCTTTCCTAAGGGGGTAGAGCACGCTCACAGATGGCTCGTGGCCCTAGGTGACCCTAACACGGAGTTCGTCATGAACTTGAGAAGAGGGCACAGGGTTACCACGCCCAGTGAAATGACATGGATGTGGCCGTGGGGCTACTGCCTCTGGTTTCCCCTCTACAGAGGTGCCACCATTGTGATATACGAAGGTAGGTTCGACCCTCAGAGGACCTTCTCTCATCTAGAGAAGTATGAGGTTACTCACTTCGTTGGAAATCCAACTATCTATAGACGAATGCTTGCAGTGGACAAGGCCGAGGAGAAGTTCAAGTTAAGACTGGAGGCGGCCTTCAGTTCTGGAGAGACGTTAGCTCCAGAAGTGTTCAGAGAGTGGAAGAGGAGGTTCGGTTGCGAGATCTATGACTGCATGGGACAGACGGAGATGCATGTGTTCTGTGCCACGAGACCGGGGTCAGTGAAGTTGGGCTCCATGGGCAAACCACTTCCATCGATCCCAGTTGAGGTAGTTAGGGAAGACGGAACGCCATGCGATGAAGGAGAGGTGGGTTACTTGGCAGTGAGAGGGGACTTCAAGGGTCTTACAAAAGGGTACGTCAACTTGCCCGAGGAATGGGCCTCGAAGTTCAAGGAGAAGTGGTACCTTACGGGGGACTACGCTTACCTAGATGAAGATGGCTTCCTATGGTACGTCTCTAGGGTAGACGACCTTATAAAAAGCAGAGGATACCTCATCAGCCCTAAGGAAGTTGAGGACGTTCTCCAGGAACATCCAGCAGTCTTGGAGAGCGCAGTAGTAGGAGTAAAGGACCCCGAACTCAGGGAAAAGGTTAAGGCCTACGTGGTACTTAAGGAAGGCTACTCGCCATCAGAGGAACTGGCTAGGGAAATAAGGGAATTCACCGTACGTAAGATTGCCCCTTTTAAGGCACCTAAAGAAATTGCGTTTATTGATTCACTCCCTAAGACTGTCACGGGAAAGGTAATGAGGAGGGTGCTTAAGACCCAGGCAGAGACGGGAGTAGAACAGGCATCTACATTCAGTTTCTGA
- a CDS encoding DUF2848 family protein — MGKIWFNVIRRNGIVEGRLFDIGKVVCAGYAGRNREAVMRHVRELQEIGVPPPPSVPTKYVVPTTNLTTATKVNVRSSTTSGEVEYVLIIDDEWYVGVGSDHTDRELEKVDVERAKSSCPKVVSTSLWPYGDIRDHWDELELTSKVGMRGTTVEYQRGKLRELLTPEELVSSLGEGERGTCIFSGTIPLLGNTLFAESFNMKLSDPVLRRELSHVYEVRVTH; from the coding sequence TTGGGAAAAATATGGTTCAACGTGATTAGGAGAAACGGTATAGTAGAGGGAAGGTTGTTCGACATTGGGAAGGTGGTGTGCGCAGGATACGCTGGGAGGAACAGGGAGGCCGTGATGAGACACGTGAGGGAACTTCAGGAGATTGGGGTACCTCCACCTCCCTCAGTACCCACCAAGTACGTCGTTCCAACCACCAACTTGACCACAGCTACTAAAGTCAACGTAAGATCCTCCACCACTAGCGGCGAGGTGGAGTACGTCCTAATAATAGACGATGAATGGTACGTGGGGGTAGGGAGCGATCACACAGACAGGGAGCTAGAGAAGGTGGACGTTGAGCGAGCGAAGTCTTCGTGTCCCAAAGTCGTCTCCACCTCCCTATGGCCCTACGGGGACATCAGAGACCACTGGGACGAACTCGAACTGACATCCAAGGTAGGGATGAGAGGAACTACTGTGGAATACCAACGCGGAAAGTTGAGGGAGTTACTGACCCCAGAGGAACTGGTCAGTTCCCTAGGGGAGGGAGAGCGGGGAACGTGTATTTTTTCCGGCACGATCCCACTCCTGGGGAATACACTCTTCGCGGAAAGTTTCAACATGAAGCTGAGCGATCCTGTCCTACGTAGGGAACTCTCCCATGTCTACGAAGTCAGAGTGACGCACTGA
- a CDS encoding amidohydrolase family protein: MAQERLKKYYMEIVVGTLAETMVAVSSVLFGGVLRQFPRLKLVFCHGGGAIPYQLGRLRRATEVRQELKGVDVGDVKRLYFDTVLFEASSLKFLIEAVGAERVVLGTDYPFNMGDWEAVKLVNSLNVSENVKRRILFDNASEIYNVK; this comes from the coding sequence ATGGCACAGGAGAGACTCAAGAAGTACTACATGGAGATAGTGGTGGGCACGCTCGCTGAAACCATGGTGGCCGTGTCCAGCGTCCTCTTCGGTGGAGTCCTCAGACAGTTTCCGAGACTGAAGTTAGTCTTCTGCCACGGGGGAGGAGCGATCCCCTACCAACTCGGCAGACTGAGGAGGGCAACTGAAGTGAGACAGGAGCTCAAGGGGGTGGACGTTGGTGATGTCAAGAGGCTCTACTTCGACACCGTGCTTTTCGAGGCCTCCTCCCTCAAATTCCTCATCGAAGCTGTGGGGGCGGAAAGGGTCGTTCTAGGGACGGATTACCCCTTCAACATGGGGGACTGGGAAGCAGTGAAACTTGTCAACTCGCTGAATGTGTCAGAGAACGTGAAGCGGAGGATACTCTTTGACAACGCCTCTGAAATCTACAACGTAAAGTGA
- a CDS encoding amidohydrolase family protein codes for MEIDHKIIDVHVHITPLDMVREDVRKVWMSDKYYNDELYTSLVKNPRKLVELLDEWNVEWINLISYVAKEVMGFGYEFVEFVGNYAKEYPDKLRPMMSADPRDQQAVEKLETFRSKYGCSWIKLHPVHQLFKPNAYLKEEGELTPLARIYEWAEGNRIPVTLHTGTSIFPRARIKYGDPLYLDDVATDFPRLKLVIAHGGRPINSWANTCFFLLRRHRNTYLDISGIPPKSLLTLFPRLNEITERVMFGSDWYTLGVESIRKNAEDLYSIGLERAAVRKILHDNAVAIVSPN; via the coding sequence ATGGAAATAGATCACAAGATAATAGACGTGCACGTCCACATAACTCCTTTAGATATGGTTCGTGAAGATGTGAGAAAGGTATGGATGTCCGACAAATACTACAACGATGAACTCTATACATCTCTGGTGAAGAACCCAAGGAAGCTGGTGGAATTGCTAGACGAGTGGAACGTAGAATGGATCAACCTTATATCGTATGTTGCCAAGGAAGTGATGGGCTTCGGTTACGAGTTCGTCGAGTTCGTTGGGAATTACGCCAAGGAGTATCCAGATAAGCTAAGACCTATGATGTCAGCCGACCCACGAGATCAACAGGCGGTTGAGAAACTGGAAACCTTCAGATCTAAGTACGGCTGCAGTTGGATCAAACTTCACCCAGTCCACCAACTCTTCAAACCTAACGCATACCTTAAGGAGGAGGGGGAGCTCACGCCGTTGGCGAGGATCTACGAATGGGCTGAGGGAAACAGGATTCCCGTTACACTGCACACTGGAACCAGCATTTTTCCACGGGCTAGAATAAAGTACGGTGACCCACTCTACTTGGATGACGTAGCCACAGACTTCCCGAGGCTGAAGCTAGTGATCGCGCACGGGGGAAGGCCAATTAACAGTTGGGCGAACACGTGCTTCTTCTTACTAAGGAGGCACAGAAACACATACCTAGATATATCTGGAATTCCACCAAAGTCCCTCCTCACACTATTTCCTAGGCTAAACGAAATTACTGAGAGGGTGATGTTTGGTTCAGACTGGTATACATTAGGAGTTGAGAGCATAAGGAAAAACGCAGAGGATCTCTACTCTATAGGACTAGAGAGGGCCGCTGTGAGGAAGATACTCCACGACAACGCCGTAGCAATAGTTTCACCGAACTAG
- a CDS encoding isochorismatase family protein, translating to MLNEWEDLLTKDERAVAESLGLSKRIGLGRKPSLLIVDLQYSFVGLRAPLAESVKVYPRSAGESAWRAVEKIGELREEFHKRGNPVIYTKASGVQLSGMEVRATKSSLKDGPNAEEIVSEVKPQKEDVVIEKVAASAFQGTPLVRYLNSLSVDTVIVTGGVTSGCVRASAVDAFSLGYRVAVVKDAVFDRFSISHRVSLMDLSLKYADIVTTEEVKSYLRELEK from the coding sequence TTGCTAAACGAATGGGAGGATCTTTTAACTAAAGACGAAAGGGCGGTGGCGGAGAGCCTAGGTCTGAGCAAAAGGATCGGTTTAGGGAGAAAGCCTTCGCTCCTAATAGTGGACTTGCAGTACTCCTTTGTGGGTCTTAGGGCGCCTCTTGCTGAATCGGTTAAGGTCTACCCGAGAAGCGCTGGAGAGAGCGCGTGGAGAGCTGTCGAGAAAATAGGCGAACTGAGAGAGGAATTTCACAAACGGGGGAATCCTGTGATCTACACCAAGGCCAGTGGTGTGCAACTGAGTGGAATGGAAGTGAGGGCTACCAAGTCTTCCCTTAAAGACGGTCCAAACGCAGAGGAAATAGTTAGTGAGGTAAAGCCCCAGAAAGAAGACGTGGTGATCGAGAAGGTAGCGGCAAGCGCCTTTCAAGGAACTCCGTTGGTAAGATACCTCAACTCGCTGAGCGTGGACACCGTAATCGTGACTGGAGGGGTAACCAGCGGCTGTGTTAGGGCGTCAGCCGTAGATGCGTTTAGTTTGGGCTACAGAGTAGCGGTAGTGAAAGACGCCGTGTTTGACAGGTTCTCGATCTCACACAGGGTGTCCTTAATGGACCTCTCACTCAAGTACGCTGACATCGTGACGACGGAGGAAGTGAAGAGCTACCTAAGGGAATTAGAGAAATGA
- a CDS encoding amidase, which yields MVEKRNEFNAYVKFLEGEQEGDGPLKDVTVAVKDNIYIKGVETTAASRILRGFVPTYDATVVRKLRAAGAKIVAKTNMHEFAVGGTNTSSIFGPTRNPHDVERITGGSSGGSAAAVASGDVEVALGTDTRGSVRIPAALCGVFGFKPTFGRISRFGVIPLAWSMDHVGVLGRDVETIRKVYRTLKGFDSADPSTSVNVGLGEYKKEVESIGVIKELTEGTEVEEEFERFMDKLSRRYKVEKLEVPTVMEAVGIVDVFRAETAAYHSRYLPGREGDYFPDVLNAIKIGFNVPAHAYVNALRYRTRITQEFLKVFSEVDILTCPTVTIRPPKISDVLGREGEFRLPLTRNTVPFNVFSTPAISVPIGKFVGAQFIAPMGHDEELLDFVKGLGVSAFYTK from the coding sequence TTGGTAGAGAAGAGGAACGAATTTAACGCCTACGTAAAGTTCCTTGAAGGGGAGCAGGAAGGAGACGGACCTCTGAAGGATGTCACAGTTGCAGTGAAGGATAACATCTACATAAAGGGGGTAGAAACCACCGCCGCCTCGAGGATCCTAAGGGGTTTCGTTCCGACCTACGATGCGACAGTTGTGAGGAAACTCAGGGCAGCTGGGGCGAAGATAGTGGCGAAGACGAACATGCACGAGTTCGCCGTAGGGGGAACAAACACCTCCAGCATCTTCGGCCCCACTAGGAACCCACACGACGTGGAGAGGATCACGGGAGGATCAAGCGGAGGATCGGCAGCTGCAGTCGCTTCGGGTGACGTAGAAGTTGCCCTAGGTACAGACACCAGGGGGTCTGTAAGGATACCGGCTGCTCTGTGTGGCGTATTCGGGTTCAAACCAACGTTCGGTAGGATAAGTAGGTTCGGAGTGATTCCCTTGGCGTGGAGTATGGATCACGTGGGCGTATTGGGGAGAGACGTGGAGACCATAAGAAAGGTGTACAGGACCCTGAAGGGATTCGACTCAGCAGATCCCTCAACTTCAGTGAACGTGGGACTAGGAGAGTACAAGAAGGAAGTTGAGAGTATAGGGGTTATTAAGGAGCTCACCGAGGGAACTGAGGTTGAGGAGGAGTTCGAGCGATTCATGGATAAGCTCTCCAGAAGATACAAGGTGGAGAAGCTCGAGGTTCCAACGGTAATGGAAGCGGTCGGGATAGTGGACGTGTTCAGGGCCGAGACTGCGGCGTATCACTCAAGGTACCTCCCTGGAAGGGAAGGGGACTACTTTCCAGACGTTCTGAACGCCATAAAGATAGGTTTCAACGTCCCAGCTCACGCATACGTCAACGCCCTCAGGTACAGAACGAGGATCACTCAGGAGTTCTTAAAGGTGTTTTCGGAGGTGGACATCCTCACATGTCCTACGGTCACAATAAGGCCTCCTAAGATATCTGACGTGTTAGGAAGGGAAGGCGAGTTCAGGTTACCCCTAACTAGGAACACAGTCCCCTTCAACGTCTTCTCGACACCCGCTATCTCGGTTCCTATAGGGAAGTTCGTCGGGGCTCAGTTCATAGCCCCCATGGGACACGACGAGGAACTCCTCGACTTCGTTAAGGGACTAGGGGTTAGCGCGTTCTACACTAAATAA
- a CDS encoding AMP-binding protein translates to MIKTRRFEYTVRIPSTLNMTEIALDRWNSKESSSTTPALIHGERTFTYKELSSYVNRVGNAMKRLGVTPGQRVLIKQGNHYMYIVLNLAVIKIGAVSVPISTLFREREVEHVLRDAQPSLVIAPPDQLEQLITAAKRLETPLLFIL, encoded by the coding sequence TTGATAAAGACGAGAAGGTTCGAATACACAGTTAGAATACCAAGTACTCTAAACATGACAGAGATAGCACTTGACAGGTGGAACAGTAAAGAGAGTTCATCTACAACACCGGCTCTAATTCACGGAGAAAGGACGTTCACTTACAAGGAGCTGAGTTCCTACGTTAACAGGGTGGGGAACGCTATGAAGAGACTTGGTGTAACCCCTGGGCAGAGAGTGCTCATAAAGCAGGGTAACCACTACATGTATATAGTATTGAATTTAGCTGTTATCAAAATCGGGGCCGTTAGTGTTCCCATAAGTACTTTGTTCAGGGAAAGAGAAGTAGAACACGTACTTAGGGATGCCCAACCTTCTCTGGTAATAGCACCTCCTGATCAATTGGAGCAACTGATCACTGCTGCCAAAAGGTTGGAAACTCCCCTTCTTTTTATCCTGTAA
- a CDS encoding amidohydrolase family protein, with product MTQVKGPIDVHSHLVPKELLTELGASISGEGDFTIKVAGKTIGPVTRGFFDVEARMKENERLGVGTQVVSMTHHLFMYNEKVETATKVAKRYNELMSRVCAEHADFVCNATVPLQDGKKAAEELEHAYELGLRGVEIGTNVGGRNLDDQSLFDFYAKAQELNLPIFVHPGT from the coding sequence ATGACTCAGGTAAAAGGCCCGATAGATGTCCACTCTCACCTGGTCCCAAAGGAGCTATTGACTGAGCTGGGGGCAAGCATCTCAGGTGAGGGAGATTTCACAATAAAGGTAGCTGGGAAGACGATAGGCCCAGTGACTAGGGGGTTCTTCGACGTAGAGGCCAGGATGAAGGAGAACGAGAGACTGGGGGTGGGAACGCAGGTCGTCTCAATGACCCACCACCTCTTCATGTACAACGAAAAGGTGGAGACCGCGACAAAGGTGGCTAAGAGGTACAACGAGCTGATGTCTAGGGTATGTGCAGAGCACGCCGACTTCGTCTGCAACGCCACAGTTCCACTACAGGATGGGAAAAAAGCAGCTGAAGAACTAGAGCACGCTTACGAGCTAGGACTTAGGGGTGTGGAGATAGGCACAAACGTTGGGGGAAGGAACCTCGACGATCAGTCGCTCTTCGATTTCTACGCTAAGGCGCAGGAACTGAACCTCCCGATCTTCGTTCATCCGGGGACATAA